In Oryza brachyantha chromosome 1, ObraRS2, whole genome shotgun sequence, the following are encoded in one genomic region:
- the LOC102709788 gene encoding transcription repressor OFP1-like, with protein MGRHKFRLSDMIPNAWFFKLRDMRAARGGAGAGGGSPGGVVTQASVAVSRAGRACRPLPNTPRHGAWLPHRASYYYTPRAGDLLLGSPLHPKGSDTQFPPLQLSPPRRSRRRHRRRSVKLAPSVSGSSVLSSPVSTGCRCGRKPELLVVEAPDTPPCRRDKFVGYIGEEEEEAEFKKPTVAIPACDELDGKVITSATDIIIDLRTEKRPDKVLPPIVTKPARRELDGCDLEEKHVDVVRRAVAKKTTSLLEQSKPRRSASSARRLKTRANTPRIVAKKSKPPAAAARSPAPTTTKPPLAESFAVVKSSRDPRRDFRESMEEMIAENGIRTAADLEDLLACYLSLNAAEYHDLIVDVFEHIWANLADIKM; from the coding sequence ATGGGGAGGCACAAGTTCCGGCTGTCCGACATGATCCCGAACGCGTGGTTCTTCAAGCTCCGCGACATGCGCGCCGCACGGGGAGGtgctggcgccggcggcggcagccccGGTGGAGTGGTCACGCAGGCGTCGGTGGCTGTGTCCCGGGCGGGGAGGGCGTGCCGGCCGCTGCCGAACACGCCCAGACATGGCGCGTGGCTGCCGCACAGGGCGTCGTACTACTACACGCCGCGGGCCGGCGACCTACTCCTGGGGTCGCCGCTCCACCCCAAGGGCTCCGACACGCAATTCCCTCCACTGCAGCtgtcgccgccgaggaggtccAGGCGCCGACACAGGAGGCGGTCCGTCAAGCTGGCTCCGTCCGTCAGCGGCAGCAGCGTCCTATCCTCGCCGGTGTCCACCGGCTGCCGGTGCGGGCGCAAGCCAGAGCTCCTGGTGGTCGAGGCGCCGGACACTCCACCGTGCCGGCGCGACAAGTTCGTCGGCTACattggcgaggaggaggaggaggcggaatTCAAGAAGCCGACGGTTGCCATCCCCGCGTGTGACGAGCTCGACGGCAAGGTGATCACCTCCGCCACGGACATCATCATTGACCTGCGGACCGAGAAGAGGCCCGACAAGGTGCTCCCTCCTATCGTGACAAAGCCGGCAAGGAGAGAGCTCGACGGCTGCGATCTAGAGGAGAAACACGTCGACGTCGTACGACGCGCGGTGGCTAAAAAAACCACTTCTCTCCTCGAACAGAGCAAGCCGAGGCGTTCGGCGTCATCTGCGCGCCGGCTCAAGACGCGCGCCAACACCCCGCGTATCGTGGCCAAAAAGTCAAAGccaccggcggcagcggcgcgctcgccggccccgacgacgacgaagccgCCTCTCGCGGAGAGCTTCGCGGTGGTGAAGTCGTCGCGGGACCCGAGGAGGGACTTCCGGGAGTCCATGGAGGAGATGATCGCCGAGAACGGCatccgcaccgccgccgacctcgAGGACCTCCTGGCGTGCTACCTCTCCCTCAACGCCGCCGAGTACCACGACCTCATCGTCGACGTGTTCGAGCATATCTGGGCCAACCTCGCGGACATCAAGATGTAG
- the LOC102710071 gene encoding uncharacterized protein LOC102710071, whose product MAMRAITLSHSQSASFGHHQSSPSFRPSTASPRSVKVHAKADEEKGSKQSLFGSITEALDFSQVRSEKDAELLYEAREATKDGGRMTKEQYGALRRKIGGTYKDFFKSYVDVDGEYVEEGWVDKTCKVCKKDTRGEPRQVDKLGRYAHVACLENPKSTNIFAKLFAR is encoded by the exons ATGGCCATGAGGGCAATCACACTGTCCCACTCTCAGAGCGCCTCGTTTGGGCACCACCAGAGCAGCCCATCCTTCAGGCCAAGCACCGCCTCCCCTAGATCAGTGAAGGTCCATGCAAAGGCAGATGAGGAGAAAGGCAGCAAGCAGTCCTTGTTCGGGAGCATCACTGAGGCGCTGGACTTCTCGCAGGTCCGCTCAGAGAAGGATGCAGAGCTTCTCTACGAAGCCAGAGAGGCCACCAAGGATGGAGGAAGGATGACAAAGGAGCAG TATGGAGCACTTCGGAGGAAGATTGGTGGCACCTACAAGGATTTCTTCAAGTCATATGTTGATG TTGATGGGGAGTACGTAGAAGAAGGTTGGGTGGATAAGACCTGCAAAGTTTGCAAGAAGGACACCAGAGGGGAACCCAGGCAGGTTGACAAGCTAGGAAGGTATGCGCATGTCGCATGCCTGGAGAACCCAAAATCGACCAACATCTTTGCCAAATTATTCGCCAGATGA
- the LOC102710351 gene encoding protein GRAVITROPIC IN THE LIGHT 1-like, which produces MEPATEKMKRAPSSLLLRRITDICKVRSVGVAPTVREKLKADGSATGESSEDGALLKVHPHQVSDHESVSECSSVRCEEAFVERLLDAISGLKMNYVKLQQALMPYDPEEIMIADECFTSELQETAGLKDLYVGMNKWRNPMYHCYMTSRIQEQQKLAVELQAGMCKRDSEIVCLRAELDELERKNMELKEKIGQNVLHKEGRFVIGMGVSTDMFMELYEFSSKSIHDFAKLIIRWMKLSLWNLGDLTFPKDNSVVYEKRSHKKYAVEAYFACMMLMGEKEDYLSLDNFDYVMSFRDPFDALVNAPNSCFGRFCRAKYLATVPTIMEDSFFGNLDHRSFVQNGGHPRTPFYQAFVTMSRYVWASLTVARSLNPRAEMFHVKSGTRFRSKHMECVPAKITTEEDNANVGFTVMPGFKIGCTIIRCRVYVSLINSRSF; this is translated from the coding sequence ATGGAGCCGGCGACGGAGAAGATGAAGAGGGCGCCCTCCAGCCTACTGCTGCGGCGCATCACGGACATCTGCAAGGTGCGCTCCGTCGGCGTCGCGCCGACCGTCCGCGAGAAGCTCAAGGCCGACGGCAGCGCCACCGGGGAGAGCAGCGAAGACGGTGCACTCCTGAAAGTCCATCCGCATCAGGTGTCCGACCATGAGAGTGTCTCTGAATGCTCCTCCGTTCGCTGCGAGGAAGCGTTTGTCGAGAGGCTTCTGGACGCGATTTCTGGCCTCAAAATGAATTATGTTAAGCTTCAGCAAGCTCTTATGCCATATGATCCTGAAGAGATTATGATCGCTGATGAGTGTTTTACATCGGAGCTTCAAGAAACTGCCGGGTTGAAGGATCTGTATGTCGGCATGAACAAATGGAGAAATCCAATGTACCATTGTTATATGACCTCCAGAATTCAGGAGCAACAGAAGTTGGCCGTGGAGTTGCAGGCTGGCATGTGCAAGAGAGACTCTGAAATTGTTTGTTTGCGAGCGGAGTTGGATGAACTGGAAAGGAAGAACATGGAACTGAAGGAGAAGATCGGTCAGAATGTGTTGCATAAAGAAGGAAGGTTTGTAATTGGCATGGGAGTATCAACGGATATGTTCATGGAATTGTACGAGTTTTCTTCAAAGTCCATCCATGATTTTGCAAAACTCATCATCCGTTGGATGAAACTTTCTCTATGGAACCTCGGCGACCTAACATTCCCAAAAGACAATTCTGTTGTCTATGAGAAAAGGTCTCACAAGAAGTATGCTGTTGAGGCCTATTTTGCTTGTATGATGCTAatgggggagaaagaggactATCTTTCGCTGGATAACTTTGATTATGTCATGAGTTTCAGGGATCCTTTTGATGCTCTTGTGAACGCCCCAAACTCTTGTTTTGGGAGATTCTGTCGAGCAAAGTATCTAGCTACTGTGCCCACTATTATGGAGGATTCATTCTTTGGAAATTTGGATCATAGATCATTTGTTCAGAATGGCGGCCATCCAAGGACACCATTTTATCAGGCATTTGTGACTATGTCACGATATGTATGGGCGTCACTGACCGTTGCACGTTCTCTGAATCCAAGAGCTGAAATGTTCCATGTCAAGAGTGGTACTAGATTTCGAAGTAAACACATGGAATGTGTTCCAGCCAAAATAACCACAGAAGAAGACAATGCTAATGTTGGGTTTACAGTAATGCCAGGGTTTAAGATTGGATGCACTATCATCAGGTGCAGGGTCTATGTGTCTCTGATCAACTCAAGAAGCTTCTAA
- the LOC121055896 gene encoding uncharacterized protein LOC121055896, translated as MVDLAGFSGLEIFLGVAAFLTTICAISWVVRCAVGHREAEPNDVAADADGKSERLLNKEVVIDVPVPAAAAGETSTNGSNDVALCAICKGMLADSGGSAGGCVRVVRSACE; from the exons ATGGTTGATCTCGCTGGTTTCTCAGGCCTCGAGATATTCCTCGGCGTCGCTGCGTTCCTCACCACGATCTGTGCCATCTCCTGGGTCGTGCGATGCGCCGTCGGCCATCGCGAGGCCGAGCCAAACGATGTCGCCGCTGATGCCGATGGGAAAAGCGAAAGGTTGCTGAACAAGGAGGTCGTCATCGACGTCCCggtcccggccgccgccgccggcgagactTCCACAAACGGTAGCAACGACGTGGCGCTCTGCGCGATCTGCAAGGGGATGCTCGCGGACAGCGGCGGCAGTGCCGGCGGCTGCGTCCGTGTGG TCCGGTCGGCATGTGAATGA